The sequence below is a genomic window from Monodelphis domestica isolate mMonDom1 chromosome 2, mMonDom1.pri, whole genome shotgun sequence.
ACAAAGATTCTGTGAAATAAATCTGTTTAAGGTGGCCCTTTATACAACTGCTCACTCTTATAAACAAtccatgtttttctcttttcttctatatCTTATTGTCATTGTGTCTATTATTCCAAAAAATTCTAAAGAttacatttataaatttaaaaatcttaaatcttaaaaaagttaataaaagtctttaaagcttacaattatatagcactttaaattcATAATATCCCCCAAAGTCCTATTCCAATGATTCATAATGCCAATGAAGCGAATCTCTCCCCATCCTTAAAGGTTCTTAAAGGCTATGTCCATATAATTCATTCAGTTGAAAAGGTTTCAGTTTTGGGCCTGGTAAGAGACTATGTCTCTCATGTAAAGAACAAGCTAGCCAAGTGTGAAGAGATTTGCCTTCTGTTAGGTGATCACTAGATGACCACAATATAAGTATCATTTAATGAGGCAGAGAAATTAGTCATCCTGTAAAGTGAATACACAAAAATCATCTAATCAGTGTAATAGGTTCTCCCTTTACCAGATCACAAGCCTCATTAAATAATATCTATGATTTTGTTGTCATCTTTTGAAGTAATATAATAGCCCTTTATAatcattatcttatttggtcctcacaacaatggTGTGAAGCAGGCAAGACAAGTGAAAGAAACTGGAGCTCAGataaattaagtaatttgcctggaATCAAACGTAGGTTAGTGATTCCAAGTTCAGGGCTCTTTCTAGGACACCAGTCAAAATACTGCTTAGTCTCACTTTTATGTGGCAAACAAGGATGAAAAAATCAGTCGTTTAAgagtaagaaaacaaaaatattaagttGATATtcctatttgacatttaaaatgtTCTCCATGATATGAATTAATGatacaatgagataatatatgatcATTTGATATGTTCAAAACAGACAAATTTAAAGCCTGGATCATTAAACAGTTCTGCATACCAAAGAGTAGGGAAAAGGGACAATCACTTCTAAAAATAGTAACATGAAAATTTCAGATCCTCCAAAGCTCCAAATACAGTACAATCCACATAGAGGGTTAGTACCATTACAGTCTGGGTTATTGCCTGAGGTTTTTGCTTCACTCACCTAAAGTACCTCATTTGCAAACAATCATGGCTCAAGTCaccttttaataataatgattatacaATATCATCCATGGCCTAGCTGACAACAATCCTTTCAGCTCATAACTCTCTCATTGTCTACCGACAATAACACTActacttttcttgatttttttctgtacCCTGTCCTGAGAGTTTACTGAGGATTAACTCACCACACTCAGGGGGCaaggagcaaagggaagaagtATAAAGTTTCTCTTTCCTTAGAACTCTTATGGTAGATAACCAAGTTAAAGCTACTACTCACCAACTGTACTATCAACTATTGTCCTTCCAACTTTTGATGAAAAGTTGTGTCCTTCCCCAACAgatatctcacacacacacacacacacacacacacacacacacacacacacacacaaacacacacacatactgtcTTGGAGTTGTCAGATACCCAACACTGATCCCAAGTCATTTCTACAAGGCACTGACATATTACATAAATTAAGCACACACAgaaaaaatctaatttaattcaacaagtatttactgaCAACCTATTACATACAAGTTTCTGTGCTAGtcaacaaagataaataaaatagagtCCTTACTTTAAGTAATTTATGATCTAGGTACAAAGAACTCATAGCAAGTAAAAAAGGTTACTATTTTTTCTGAAAAGTAGACAATTTACCCTCAAGCTCTTCCCTGAAACAAAATGACTTCCCAAAGAAGTCAAAACAGATTCTTCCGACTAAATGCAATACTTTATCTCACCAAGAAGTAGCAAATTTTGGCTGTGACTGTCAACTTCaaatttctgtttttgctctccaGACAGCTCCTTATTTTTCTAACAAGCTATTGCTTATagttttacttattatttttagatatcataaaaagctttattttcttaaatagaaAATGTTTCTTCCCAGTCACATAGCTTTCTGCACTGCATATCACTCCAAAAAGAGTTCTTTGGAATTTCTGAGAGAATGAAACCTTCAAAGATATCATATAACAAAATTTTAGAGCATTCTCATCAAATCTTCAGTTTTTAGGACTTCAAGAGAGCTTACATAGTGGGACAAACATagaataagggcagctaggtggctcagaaaaTAGAGACCAAaccttcctcactgtgtgaccctaggcaagtcatttaaccccaaatgcctagcctttaccattcttctgccttgtaatcaatatttaaatggaggggaagggaatgaagggAGGGGAGTCCTCTCTGGGACTTAGTAGCAAAACTACTAAGCAGTACAAGTgtagaaaatattaatgaagGGTGTCCTAAATAAGGGTATACATTTAAACTCTGATTCAATGCCCTACCTTTCATCTTTTCCTACTGTCTACCTCCATCTCTGCCACTGCAAGTGAATCCCAGACAggtttccaagattttttttgtgatttgcATCAACTACCTGTTAGCAGGGATAATTTCACCAAAAGCACAGAAGCAATTTTGgtataaagaaagtaaaacagtaaaaaaaaaaaagtaaattgataGCTGCCCAAAATGATTAAATTATGTTACAGGTATCATAAAAGCTATAAAAAGGTATTAACCTCTGtccaaaaaaaaagtattctctgGAAATTTGAAAGAATAATCAGCGTGCCAGATTTGGCTTCACCAACCTATTTTCTAGTAAATCTGCTGATCCTTTGAGCTGAATATGCCTAACTTATAAGAAAAGGTTGATGTGACTGCTAAATATTAAATTCAGAAGCACTTAACTTCTgcataatataaaagaaatataataggaTGGAAACTATTTAAACTTAGAAAAAAACCATTCCTACAGTTATATGTGCAAATCTCCTAAAAAGATTTATgctttacatatacacacaaatatatacaaataaaatatatttgctaagtaaattatttataattatgtttaagGAATCCTACATGCGTAAAACCACCATGAATTATGAACCTAACTATATAATAAAGGAATGATACTGACTATATCTAAAAATTTTTATGAAGTTAACTAACCTGAAAAGATACTCAATCTATCATAACTCTTttttaggaatattttaaaaacaaggcTAGCAAATTTTATACAAAAATCAAAGGCTAATTATTATTCATTCTAACTGAATAGAAATGGCAGTCATTTGCCTAGCAAGTACTTGAGCAGAATGTACAGAGGCAGATCTTAAATTGAAGAAGATACAATGATCCTATTTCCACTGACCTCAGGGATATGTGTGGTGAGATgataacaaacagaaaaaaatgaatttcacagACACTAAAAGTTCAAGAGAAGCAGCTGACCAGAGGCAAAGAATTCCATTGAGGTATGAAACAGGTAGTCATGGATCATGATTCCAACTCTAAATGACTTTGGAACccctaaaagaaaagaagtcTCTGCTCCGGGATCCCAATAAAGTGGGCTACTATATGTTGTATAGCAtaatctttattaatttttttttgagatttgagTAAGCACAGTTACAAATATGGAAGTATTCAGTACACTTCCAAGGTTTCTAGGTAAGGATTTTTATCCAATATATGACAAGCACCACAAGGGGCTCTGCACCTCTGATGAAAGGGTTACACATATTTACTTAATAAGGGTCTATGACCCTCTGACAAAAAGATTACATATATTTACTTAATAAGTCTATTAAAAAGCATGCAATCATAACAGTTTTTCATATTGTtgctttttaaagttcctttctttcctctaagCTGAGAAGTTAAACACCTGCTGCTGATTAAGTTTATCCAGTCCCTTCAGCACAATTCAAAGAGCATGAAAAGACTATTTTACTACTGCTAGGCAAGCATTTGAAACTTAAATGTAGCCTATAATTACCATGGattgttatattttaatctgtacACAAATAGGAATGTCACATCTCATTCTTTATCAACTATATATTAGCATTTTTCTGTTGAGTTCTATTCACTAATATGCTCCTTTATaaattttcctagttttttttttttacatattcccCATCTAGAATGATACCAACATGATATAGTTTATAGAACACTGGATTTGCAGTcagatgacctggattcaaatctaagcTTTActgcttagctatgtgacttctctggatctatttcctcatctggaaaaatgagATAGCTGAACTACAAAATTTATAAATTCTCTCCAGCTCTAAGCCCTATGATCATTTCTGAGTAAAAATCATCATGTGTTTTAAGCATTTAGCGTTATATATAATGGCCCTATAAGCATTTATATACACTTGccatgtgacaggcactgtgctaagcactttttttttaaacccttaccatatTAGAATAAGCACTGTGtttcggttccaaggcagaagagcagtaagggctaggcaaccaggattaagtgacaactaggaagtgtctgaggccagatttgaacccaggacctcctatctctgtacctggctttcaatccacagaCTCACCTAGCTGTTCTAGCTATGCACTTTTAGACAAATATCacattgattctcacaacaaccctgcaataTGGGtgttaatattatccccattttacaattgaggaaactgaagcaaacagaggttaagtgactggctcaagatcacacagctagttagtatctgaggctggttttgaactcaggtcttcctgctccAAATTCATATCTCTGTACTCAATGTAAGTCAGTACTCCATAAAAAGCTGACTCAGCaatgtaaattaaataactttGCTATTAAAACCTATCTTCTTGCTACATGATTGCAAAGTCCAAACCATTCAAATTTAGCAGCAGATAGAAAACCTACTAATTCTAAAAAGTACAACTTTACTTAAAAATAATGACCTGATCTCAAAAGgcccaacttttaaaaattacagtaAAATGTTCAATTATGGATTTTTGCCTTATGACAGCTTTTAATATACTGATTTCCTCCATCTTTGAAGATTTTACTGAATGCAAGGTTTTATTGTGATAGTAATGGTATTGATATTCCAAATATAATACATTTGCATAATCTACAGGTACATTAAATGTGAAGAGCATTTTGGCATTTTTAGGCCTAAATTACCAGTTTCCACTCTTTTATAACAGAACCAACATTATGACAGATTAAAAACCTACTAGATTTTAACCCCATCATAACCTGTACTGAGTTATTATAGGGTCTGAATGTGCCAGCTTCAGGCTAGTAACTACAGGATAGGGGAGGAGGCAATGACAAGAGAATGATGAACAAAGACCCcatttcttcaattaaaaaactcaaaaattatacttatatatcagtattgtcattttttcaTACACAACTATTTTGACCTTTCAACTCACCATCACTCAACAAACCCCCCACCATTTCCTCCTTTGGACTTCCAATATCAACTAAGATGGCCCTTCCTTCTCACAAAGGCTAACCCTTACATGTACCCTTGatcacatcccctccaaactTCTCCAACAGATTGTGCTCACTAACATCTGTTCCAAGCTTCAATATTACTGTCCTACAGGTTCCTTTCCTGCTACATATaaacatccttttaaaaaaaatttggccCTTCAGGCAAACttcttgaaatctatccacatTCAGGACCTCTACtttctttcccactttctttAGAATACCCTGTAATCAATTTTCTAATGTCaaatgaaactgctctctcccaGAATTACCAATTATCCCTTAATTGGCAAAGCTAACAACCACTTCTCAATCCTAATCCTTCTTAACCTTTATAAAAGCAAGTGGTACTATTGAGCACCATCTCCTAAGATACTTTGCCAtgttcttagttttcaccacacTGCTAGGTCTTGTTTCTCCTAGCATTCTGACCTTTTCTTCTCAGTCTCCCTTACTGGATCACTACCCATGTCATGTCAGCTATATACCTCAAGACATTATTTCTTGggccctcttctttctctatactcACTTGGTAACCTCAATTCGTAAGGGTTTAATCAAATCTATACAGATGActacagctagatggcacaatggataagaGTATTGaacttaaagtcagaaagatccaaACTCAATATAGCCTGTCTCTTTCTGGCATCTCTTacaggtcacttaatctgtctgcctcaatttcttcatctgggaataATAATGGTCTCTACCACCCataagataaaatgagattaatatttataataaagcactatctatataaatgctagctaactAAATATGCAGCCTTGGTTTCTCTCCCAAGGTCTTAAGCCCTACATAAACCTACTGAACATTTCAAAATTAAGTCCCATAATAAGCAACTCAAGCTCAgaatgtccaaaactgaattcactACTTTCCCCCCAAAACCCACTCCTCTTCTAAATTTCCTAATTTTCATTAAGGACATCACCAACCTTTTAAATTATCCAATGTCAGTCAGCTTTGACTCCTCATTCCCAATCACCTCAAATATTTAATCAGCTGACAAATCCTGCCATTTCTAACTCCACAATCCCTCTTACATAAAATCCTCTTCTTTCCAATCAGTCACCACCCTAGTTCAAGTCATCATTAACTTCTCCTGGACTAGCCTCATATTTGGCTCCCCTGACTCATgcttctccccactccaatccatcctccacataacatccaaaattattttcctaaccATGCATATCCCACTCAAACTCCAGGTAATTGCCTCTCacctcaggatcaaatataaactcatttgtttaaacatttaaagctctttacagcCTGACCCCACAAacaccaaacaaaacaaaaagagccCTGGTACTCCTTCCATACCTTCACCTCTATTTTcctggtaaggaaactgagacaaagtagtaagtaatttgcccagggccacactgctaggaagtgtacGAGGTAGTATtttaactcgggtcttcctgaccaATGCTTAGTGTATATAAGAACACATATATTGCtatgaatcaacaagcatttattaagtacctcatATATGCTAGGTATTCTTCACCTCTTAGAATACCaggtttcctttaagacttagTTCAAGCACTACCATTCTGGTCCCCCTGGATGCTAGAATCTTTTCTCCCCAAATTATggtgtatgtgtttgtatgtgttttgtttctgtttatgcatgtacatatattctCCACCACTAAAATGAAAGTTCCTTATGGAGCTGTTTTGCTCTTTGTAATCTGACACCCAGCATAATACCTAGCATATatgaggtacttaataaatgcttgttgattcataGCAATATATGTGTTCTTATATACACTAAGCATtggtcaggaagacccgagttaaaATACTGCCTCgtacacttcctagcagtgtgaccctgggcaaattacttattattttgtctcagtttccttaccaggaaaataggaaaaataatgtaAGCCCTCCCAAAAACGAAACTAGAAATCATTTCACTTAAATATGGTTGCTTAAAGATATTAAACTATGGCTCATTTTTAGAAAAAAGTTCAAAAGTATATATAATTACTTTGAGAAAATATTATGTAATACCTCTTCAACCTTCTATCCTTATAAATCCCCCATCATCcatatttaaaaaactatatCAATCTATtaagaataacaacaataacgaTTACATCTGAGTATCTCTCTCATTAATCAGTTCCTCCCAAttaaccaaaggaaaaaaaaacacaataaaaacaacaatcttgtaactaaaaaaaaagaatagcagcaATACACCAAAGAGTTCCAAGAATGTAGTCTTTTTTAAGTCAGAGCTAATGGTGAAAGTTAtaagaaaacatttcattttgaATTCCTAAAATTAGAGTTATCTTAATAAGCCTCCTAATGCTACAACTTACCCATCACAGGTGAGTCAATCAGAAATTTCGGAAAAACGTGTGacaaggggttggactagatgactactGAGGTAAAACTATAAGATTCTTTGATTCCATGAGGAATTAAATTTCTAAGGAAATATGTCTAATTTCCACAAACCACAAAAAATTAATGTCATTAATCTGTATTCATACtccatattattttgttatttcaacTTCACCACAAGATGGAGAAAAGCTCTATGTTCAGtttccaaaccaaaaaaaaaggctatGATATGTCCAAGGCTTACCTTTTTAATATAAAAGTGTCACTTCACAAGTTAGGAACAAACtatttacataaaatattcaTACTTACCATCACTGATATACAGATGATACCTCTAATGTAAACAAAATGCACATGGACattagagaaaaaacaaaattaagaaatataattAAAGCTTATATGTGGAAATCTGAATCTAAAAAGCCATAATGCTCAGAAGgttatataaaacaatataaccCTCTGAAGACAACATTTAAGGCTTATGGAAATGCCAGAAAGCACAGGGCAAGTTCTGAAAAGTGTGAGAGGAAGCATGCTCTATACTGCAGGGATACTTTCTATTTCTAAGTCTTCTCCATCTATACTCTTATATGTATGACTAATTTCAAAAGCAAAAAAGGTATTTTGTTTACATAGTTTCAGAATTACCTTTAGGCATAAAAAGAGAatagtagagaagaaaaatagtttGAAACCTCACCTTACTCATTTCAACAGCAGTGGAGTTCATTAGTGATCAATCAGTTAAATTGTTCATCCAATTCCTaaggacaatttaaaaaaagtaaaaatacgtCTATTCAGAATCAATATTAGATAAGGCAAAACTTAAGTATTCATCAGTAAGCAAAAGGGTATCTACATATTAAAGGGGGAAAAGCAAATTACTTTATGACATACTAGAAGAGCATGTCTTTGCAAATAAgtgtttcctttattttaaaagtatttcaatTAGTAGAATAAAATGGTATCTATCTTGAACCTGTAGTTCAAGCTGGAGGCCCAAAACACACTGACAAAGGCTCTTCTTCTACTCCTAGTAAGCTCAGTGATAAGATTTTAAACCTCagtgattttaaatgataaattaagTCTTACAAGGTCCCCCATTCCCCACTCTCCaccctcccccacacacacattggCACGTACACATCCCACAACCACCACTAGGGGAATCACTTTAAGTCCCTCTTTGTGGGTAGACTTTTCTTTCCGAACTGATGTTTTTCTTGGACGATGTTATAGTTTggggatgggggggtggggggggacgACTGGGAGTAGGGTGGGGCAAGACCTAAAGATGGAGGTAATAATATTTGAATATCTACTCCAACTAACGgtcaaaacacttccatatttaACCCTTGGCCTTTTCCAGTCAAGAGTCTGGCTGGAGgatgaaaattattaaaaaacagcaacaacaataacaaaaaactttAAGCAGGCATGTTTTAGGAAGAAAGGGTGAGGGTAAGGAAGCTCAAGAGTTCCCCCAAAAGGCTGTGAGTCTTTATACACCACCCCCCTCAATGGGGAAGATGGTCACTTTGAAGGAGCCTCTCCTACGCGATAGAAAAGTGGTGTTAAGttgttacttttttttcattgctaATTTTATTATTGGTATGTCTATGTTTGTGCAAGCATCGATAAAGATTTCCGAGGAAGGCGATTAGGGACTAGGGGGTAGAAGGAAGTCGGGGAGTCCTGGGCTGAGAGCAGGGAGCGGGAACAAAGATGACCCACTTTCTCTAACCCATCCCCCTCAAGGAGCAGTCCCAGTCCAGGGGGGGGCATCCAAGTGGCCCGGGGAAGTGGAGGAAGAGTTATAGGGagtgggagaaaaggaagaaagcttCCTTCCCAATCTCCGCGTCCGCTCCCAAGACCCATAGGAGAGAGGCGCCCCTGGGGCCCCGAGTCGGCCCGGCCTCTTCCTCCCACAGGATCGAAACCCCTGCCACCCCCCTGCTGCAGGTCCAGGGTCTAGGTCCAAGTCTGGAGGAAAGGACAGTCCAGACCTCCCAGCGCCCGGGCCGGGCCTCGCCTCGCACAGCCCTACTCCCCAGGCCCAGAGCCCGCCGCTCGCCGCTGGGGCCCTCCAGCCCCAGGCCTCTCTCTCCCCAGCCGAAGGCCACCTTGAAGTGCGGTCAGTCCTCACGCCTCGTCCTGGGAGCAAAGAGGAGGCTCCCGGGGCGACCCCCGGGGCTTAGAAGGGGGAAGTCAGGACTTACCTGTCATTACTTTCTACGCCATCTTGAATCCACTTGTCAACGTCCCCACAAAGCATTATGggaaagaaaaagcctttaaagTGACTCCCCCCCCAtcatctcccttcccccttcctccagcCGGCCTTCATCAGCTTggccctctcccctcccccaggtcGAACTCCCGCCCTCTCAGTTTCCACCGCCCCCTCGCCTCGGCCACGCCCCGAGCCGGAAAGTTTGGAGAGGGAGGGGCGTCCTCTAGCCTGCCCCAGAGGCTGCCTCTCGGCCTGGTAACACTCCCCCCTCCACCTCTTCCGCTACTTTCATTTGTATTCGAAATTCACATTCTAATTTAACCCCTTGTTTTGTTTGTTGCTGTAATTATTTGTTAAActgttattttgctttttttttttaagaaattgttcCTGTCCCGGGATGCGGAGATGCTGAGCGCCCTTCCCCCATGGCTGGGGCCCGGAACAGGCCGTACTTAATAAGTCAGTTATAGGATTTTCCTGCTCGGCAATTTagaaaatttgtttatttatttagatacACTTCAATATGTATTATtactaaattttaatatttttatttgttatcatATACACTGACTCTTAATAACCAAACTGCACTAAGCTTTGGATGTGCATGTGTGTACAGTAATAAACACCTAAATGCCAGCTAACTACTTATTTAAGCTTTAATAATTTACAACTACCCTGATTTTTTTGACCCTGTCTGTATATAGTATTAATAAATAAACATCTAAGTGAATATTTAAGCTCTAATAACAGTTTACCACTGCTCTAGGACGTTTGGGACACACTGTATATGTGCATAGTAGTAATAAATATCTAATTGCAAGATTtcatagcttaaaactgcacttaAACTTTTAGGACACCCTGTGTATATGTAGTAATAATAAATATCTAAGTGTGtatttaagctttaatagcttaacactgcactaaggcttttgggacaccttgtatAGTGTAATTGCTACATAAGGAATGCATATGTAGCAATTATTTGTAGcataatgtatgtgtgtgtatatatatatgtatatatacatatatgaagatAGCTTCATTTCTGTGAAgaattccccttccccccaccccccttcaccCAAAGGAATGCATGTTTAAACTCCAGCTTGCAAAATCCCAAAAGGCTTGCTTGTCATTGTCCACTCTGGGGAAGGCAGCAGAGCCATGGAAATTCAGTAAGAGAAGAGGGTTGTCCCTTGGTAGGAGCAATTATTTATTTGTCTAGCTATTTATCTGTCTACTTAACTATTTGTCTATTTATCTGAAGGTTTAgaggtgctttttttttcccttttgagggCATTGCCTTCTCTTACTCTGGGATGCTATGCATTTTCTATGAAGTCGTTTGGGCATCATGACCTGGAGAAAAATATCATCTTGAGTTTTGTTTCTGGGTTGTTTTTAAGACTGTAATCAAGGTTATGGGACTTCAATTTATTCACCTACAGTCTCTCTAGCCACTCCAGGTGAATGATTTAACCGGAAACCTCTTTCCCTGTCCCACCCTCCACCTCTCTAAGCCTGGAATATGGCATTAGGTCTAGCCTATTTCACCCTTTTAAGCCTATTATTTCTCAGAGCAGTCCACTACTCTTACAAGTCCAACGTAGCAGGTAGTACAAGGAGGTAGTATGGCTTGTAGAGGGACATGAAGGGAAATGTGTGCACACAGCCAAGGTACAACCCAAAAGTCTTGCTGTCGCCTCTAGCACCCAAATGTAAAAACTGATTAAACTCTGGATAGTCCTCATCTATTGCTAGCCCCTCCGACTCTGGACATTCTGTTCATGGGTTAGAAATTGTTCAGCCTGTCAAAACTGAGGGGTAGTTAATTCCTGTGAGCTCTAAGCACTTAATCTCAGTCTTTGTCTTGAGTCAGCTAAAGCTTCcagcctttcccttccccaaaagaaaatgaaagagccAATTTAATTGTTATTTCTAAGCACCTTGACATGATGAGGGAGGCAGAAAGTTACCTAGGCTGTCTAACCACAAATAGTAACTAGAGGCAAGGGATCCACCTTCTACCAAGGAGTCATTGGTATTTAGTCTAAACCTGAGAGGCAGAAATTTCAACATCTCCAAACATACTCTTTCCTTGCTCAGTCTTAAATAAAAGAGTCTAAAAACAAAGcagggtgggggttgggggagaaggCCAGGAGGGCAGCAATTCTGCCATTCAATTTTCCAACAGTAAATACTAGTTAGTATTGGTACTAAGTATACCTGGTAGCCCAGATGGAGAACCTCCCTCCTTCCTACTTGGAAGTTCTGGGATGGACTTCCACCAAAGCCCTACAGGGTGGAGGTCAATGAAAGCAGACTTATCTAAAGACCAGTCTGTCCATTAAGAAGATTTATCAACAAGCGATTAATTTTTAGAACACAATAACTCAAAAACCTTCCAAGGAATGGAGAAATTATTTATCATAGAAGGGAGAACCAGCTATtgatgatgaaatcacagatcttttgtACTAAAACTGAAAGATTAATTTGCAATAGTCAAGTCAACAACCATTTAAGAGCCTGTTATGTGCCAGAAACTCTGCTAGGCACTTGGAGGTACAAAGATACCAAACACAAATCAAAAATCACTACTCTAAAAGAACCTATAATCTAATGTAAGAACCAGCATGCAACTAACTATATACAAATATGatacataaaatggagataatctcagaaggaaggcattagcatAAAGGAGATTGGAAAGGCTTCCTAAAGATGGTAAAATCTTTACTGAGACCTAAAAGGAAACCAAGAAGCATAGAAAGGGACAGGAAATAAGAGTTGAGTCAGCATTTGCCTTATCACTCTCCACCTAGTTCTTTTTATTACTTTGCTATGTAGGTATTCTGATCTATCTTGTTTACCTTTTATCTGAGAAACCCTAGAGACATAAGTCCCATAAGCTAGATTGTGTACTTAGGAAAGCACCCAAAGGTAGCTGCTGGATATGATTTAAGCCAGTCACCTGGAATTTGAGATTCAACACTGGAATAAAAAGAGACATTTGTAGACCATTCAACAGTTTctgggggttttttttaatgaaatttactTCCACTGTATCAGGAGAAGGGTATTCAGTAAGGATAGGCATTCTGGAAATTATTTGGCTGAGCAGaactatttatcttttattttctaccAGCCAAGAATCAGAGCTCTTC
It includes:
- the LOC130456919 gene encoding uncharacterized protein LOC130456919: MIHNANEANLSPSLKVLKGYVHIIHSVEKVSVLGLEQSQSRGGHPSGPGKWRKSYREWEKRKKASFPISASAPKTHRREAPLGPRVGPASSSHRIETPATPLLQVQGLGPSLEERTVQTSQRPGRASPRTALLPSAVSPHASSWEQRGGSRGDPRGLEGGSQDLPVITFYAILNPLVNVPTKHYGKEKAFKVTPPPSSPFPLPPAGLHQLGPLPSPRSNSRPLSFHRPLASATPRAGKFGEGGASSSLPQRLPLGLKLFLSRDAEMLSALPPWLGPGTGRT